aaagctGCACCCTTAAACCGATAAAGCCATCCCATATGTGTTTGGGCGTTCAAATTAAGCCTTAGGAGAATGATTGTTAAATTTGAAGGATAATTGGGTCTAAAAATGTTGGATCTAAAGGATGCGGAACAGTTCTTTTTTGAAGTTGATCAATATTTTTCTGAATCTATTCATGGAAAGATATTgatttttccttccattttcaattttcgTCGAATTTTCTGCttaatctaagttttctataatAGTTATAAGGTCGAAATCGGAATGATGTCGAGAGCGGAGAACCGGTCCGAGGCGGAGTGCCTGGGCGTCTACTTGGAGGAGCCTACAAGGGCCTTCCGCGAACAGACACTCCTCCCAAAGCCACACATACTCAACGGCAACGTCCACGATATCTACGCCCAACAAATTACCACATTCAATCTCATATTCTACATCATACTTCTGGTTCAGCTCATACTGATCTTCCTATACGTAGTTATTACGATATACAGGTCTAGCACGATCTTCGAGGCCATTCATCTGCCAGTCTGTACCTACAGTTTTCGAGCGTCTGCCCATTTTTTGCTTGCGGCTTATTATCAGTGAGATTTTATTGCCAAAACAGTGAATACTAGCAAATCAGCGATTATTCAGAATCAGTTCTAGGATTGATCTGCAAGGCAATATTCCTCCTTTTATCTCCTTACGACTTTTTAGAGGAAAGCATTTTATACTTACCGAGTATCGATGCCACAGGTTCCATTCAATAGGTCAAAACAAATCACTTATTGACTATTATTACCTTCTTTAAAGCTGTAGGCTTCGCAGGAGTGCTTCTCTCACGTAGCAAGTATATGCATCCGCGGGCCACCCGCATTACCAAGCTTTACGGGAAAGGATCGGGAGTGGCCTTTGCACTCAAGAGTATCTTCAAAGATGCCCCCTTTCGTTTCATTATAGTTGGGTACTCTCTCAGCTTGGTCCTGTATACATTTGCCTTCCGCGTTTCAGAAGCTAGTATTTATCCTGACAGTTCAGGCAATACCATATACTGCAACATGGCTTGGCTGACCATGATGACCATGACGACAGTGGGATATGGAGAAATCACCCCCAAGACGTATGTTGGGCAACTGGTGGGAGTTGCGTGCGCTGCTTCAGGTTCTTTTATCGCTTCTGTGATGGTGGTTGTACTGACCAGCACTTTATCGATGGATGCAAGTACCTTTCTGCTTAGTTAGAGGAATCAAAGGCTCTAAGAACTACCAAAAAACTCTAAAAAGATGAAGAATTGAGAGATGTTGCAGTCCGAGTGCTCCAAAAAGGCCTCATAAGAATGTGGAAAGGCTATAAGCACAAATGCACTATTCGTCCACGTCTAGAAGAACGTAAACTCTATTGCCGATTTCGAATTTTGCGTGAAAAGCATAAGCAATACGATCACGGGAGTGACTAAACCGATTTTATGAAAAAGATCTAGGGCACGATTCAAAGCGTGTCGAATTTGACGCAAAATAATCTTAAATTGATCAATATAGTCACAGAGTAAGTTATCTTCGGGCCGATGCCTTATCACAAGCATAAGTCGTAGCCGTTTTAGATGAATTAATGAACAAAATGATTTATATTTTGAGTTTCCCTTCTCACGATAAAGGTAACCTCATTAGCTCCTTAAAGATAGAGAGGGGATATGAGATAGAGTCTATATGCAAAAGCTATGTTTTctatcaatttaaaaatgtcTATTTTGCAATTACCCACTTTTAAATATTCTAACCAGTATAATTTCAGTAAAAAGAATTTTATCACGATCAATCATATTCTTTATGCATGCATTTACGATATATTTCGATTTGCTTCTGCCCTGTTCCAGATTTTTCAACATCCAAACCACTTAGATTGATAGTATAATTAATAATAGAAATTAACAATTAACGTCAGATCGATGAATTCGGACCAGCAATAAGGCCTCAAAGAAGGGCAAAAAATTGGATAATTTCCTATCAAGTGTACCAACCGTATCATTTAGAGTAAGAACGAACATGCACTGATATTGCTTGTACAATCATCGGCATCACCTATACCCTCACCATCATAATCGTTGCGCTAATCATCTTTAATGGCGGTATAAAAAACGAAACTTAGATCATTATACAAGAACTAGTTTTCCTTCTGACTCACAAAGCAGAGTGTGCGGATATGACCTAAAAAATCATCCTTACATATACTTCACCAATTTTCCTAGCATCGTACATAAATGATAAGGCAGAAAGATCGAGTTTGTGTTCAAAGCTGTCCCAAAGCGGCAGATAAGCGGCTCATCTGCTACCCGACCGATAATATAGGCTGCAGTTTCAGTACAAACCCAAATTTTACTGTTACTTATTATCCCAACAGCCCTTAGACACGTAAAAATGGTATAATTTAGTGGAGATTGGAAGCTTTTGCGCCCCTACTTCTGATTCAGCCAGGCAAAAGCTTTACGAAGACATCAATGTTACAGAAAGATATACATTTTTCCAACAAATCAATAGCATTCTTATCTGCGTATTCATTTCGTTGGGATTAGCTGTAGCTTATGTCTTACTCGTGCAGTTTCTTCCCAAATTAATGAATAAACTTAGCGTCATACTTGGGTTGGTATTTGTATGCATAATGGTCCTCTTTTTAATCTTCTATCCCAGCGGTAACATAGGCTTTAGGATATTTTTCTCAGTCGTAATATTAATTCTTTTAGGAATAGTAGGCTTAGGAGCATTTAAATCAAAAGCTTGCTTTGACATGCATGGAGTTTTTCTCTACTACGCTACACAATTCCTAAAGGAGAGATTAGGCATTCTCATTTACATTCCTATCTTTTTATCAGCGTTTATTCTGTTTATCCTGATAGTCGTTTGGGAGCTAAAGTCGCTTTGGAGCTCATCACCAGTCACATTCACGTAAGAAGAAGTATATTATCAATTTGAACCTGGCTCGACGACGTTTTCTACTACTGTGATTCTTATTCAATTCCTCTGGGGGCTCTCTTTCCTCAAGGAATCATGTAGATTTTTATTAATGTAGTTAACTATTGCATTTCAGGCAATGCAGTTTATTTCTATGATAAGTAATATGAAAGGAAGCATTTATCTTGCCAATTGTTCCAGCCACTTTATCACCTAGTTCGATTCAATTTCGGAAGCATAGTCGGAGGCTCTTTTATCAACCTTGTCTTCTCACTTTTCGACTACATTTTTGACGTTTTGAGAGGAGATACTGCCAGCCAAGGTAATCGTCACTCTTGCGTCCAAGCTCTTGATGACTTCTTTGACCTTGTAAGATCAGATTCAATGGCATTTATTAGCGTTGCAGGCAATCCTTATTGCAATGCCAGTCGATACTGTGAGTATCTTTGCTAAAATTCTCCAGCTGCTTAACATTCTCAATCGATTAGCAGATCTTACAGGATTTGCTCACATTTCTTGCTGGCAGGAATCGTGGCTACTATTAGTTTCTTTTTGCAAGGAAAATAAGTCTCGATATTTATCGTTCTCATGGTCTTCctgatttctctttttatatCAACATTCTTTATCAGTTTGCATGCCGATGCTGCAGAGGCCCTTCAAATCTTTTTCCTATTGGACTATGAGCTTGCCAAGCgaagacaaaagaagaatgaaaagaaggcTATTGAATAGCTAAAGAGTAAAAACCCAATCACGGAAGCCTTTTTTAAGGAATTAGACTTGGCAAAGGCAGAAAAAGATAAAGCAGACAATCAAAGAGCAATCAAGGACGACATAAAATGATATTATTAAAAGAATATAGTCAATAAATCATGATATCTTTTAAAGATAGGCATCTAACTTAATTAAACTACCCCCAGAGCGAACCTCCCGCAGTTTGGTTGGTCTATACGGACTAGAAAATGTCTTATCCATAAGGTCATCCTAAATAAAACGTAAAATACCCAATTAATGCTTTCGAACCAGGGATTCGTCTTCAAGTTGGAATATGATCCATTGTACCTTGCCTCGGGATTAAGACTCAGCATAgtttaaatcaattttttagCCCTTCTGTCCTTGAAGTTCCTTGGGAATTCAACATTTCCTTGAATGATGCTCTCGTAGATGTCGTAAGGATTCTCAGTATTGCCTCCGAAAGGGAGTTCACCGACCATAAACTCAAACAGCATGACTCCAACAGACCACAAATCCACCAGCTCATTATACTCCTTGCCAAGGATGATTTCTGGCGCCATGTAGTGGGGTGTGCCGATGACAGTGTTCGTTTTATGATGCTGGTTGATGATTTTAGCAGAGCCAAATGATACAAGCTTTAGGTAACCTTTCTCATCCACGATAAAGTTGTCAGGCTTGAGGTCTCGGATAACAATCTCTTGACTCATAAAGTACTCCAGCAGCAAGATAAGAGATGCTGCGTAGAATTGGGTGTCGATAGTACTTAGCAGTCCGATTTCTCTGATTGAATCATAGAGGCATTCTCCGTGGACGTGCTAAGTAATTTTGATGAGGAACCTGCTATCCTCATATATGGAGTAGAACTGGGGGACGAAGGGATGTGAGGCCACTTCAGTCACACTCATCTCTTGCCTTACAACTTCCATCAGGTTGTTCTTCTCCACCTAGCTCTTGCGATATATCTTAGCAATCAACGGCTTGTTCTCATACCGCAGATTCACAACGAGGCTCTCTGAGCCTGGCCGTTCAAGCTATGAAAGAACTATAACTTCACGTATATCTAGCTATACGTTTTTCATCCTGCggaaatctgatttttccataATAGACGTCgcatttttttggatttggatgagGTTCTTCAAGTTGAGTTCTATTAAGACGCTTTCAGTCTCCACAATGATGTCATCTTCGAGCATTTTGTTAAGGGATTCGTTCAAAAATGCCTATCCCCAAGTCTGTCCTGCTTCAGCAAGGTAATTTGCGCTCCTAAGCTTCTTCAGCTTTCCCTCCATCACGATTATCAGCTTCTAGACTGTTTTTCCCTTGTTGAAAATGTATCTACCAGCACTCTTATACTACACCCTAAATCCCTAGAAAAATAGGTCTTCGTCTTTTTTAaggaggttgaaaagaagacgATTTTTTTGCACCACATGCTTGACGTAGTTTTTAAACATGATTTCTCTAAATTCAGGGCCGATAATTTTGGCTAAAGTCTATCTACCAAGTACTTGACATACAACATCCTCTTCTGCTCTCACAGTCATCTTCCTCATGGTGTTATAGTAAAGTGAATTATGGCCAAAGCTTTCTCCCTtatagatttttctttcctctaaaTTTCCCTGAAGCAAAGAGGCAGTTCCGTCCTTGATGATATAGAATGATGATCCAGGATCTCCTTCTTCTACGATATTTTGTCCTTTGTAATATTTGAGTGTGACAAAGGATGAAGCTATCTTTTACTTCTGTTGTGGTTTCAGGAACTGATAGAAAGCCATGCCTTCTAAGAATTTTTGATTAGATTAGAATTCGTTTATTACTATTTCCTCGACAGCCTCTCTGAAGCTAACCTTATCGATAATCCAAAACGAGGTTGGATCTTTCGTGATTGCAGTGGAAGGTCGTTCAATCTCATACAGCAGGGCAAGCTATCCAAACCCATCACCTACTTTCAGTTATTTCGTGTCCTCATCATCAACTTTAATCTGGACTGATCCTTTTTGAATAATATAGAAGCAGGAGCCTACTGTACCTTGTCTGAACACTTCTGCGTTGGGTGGCATTTCAGCAAGGAACATGCTATCCTTGACGTTGTCCAGTTCCTTCTCTGAGAGGTTGTAAAAGATGAAGTGGTTCTTGAGGCAGTTTAGAATGAACATTTTGTCGGTTTCAGTTTTGGGGAAATCTGTTGGATCGATGCCCTCTTCTCTCACCCTCGCTCGGACCTCGTTCAATCGCATAATTTCCTCCTGACGTTCGTTCTTATTAGATTCCTCTATCATATTTAATGAGATATATAATTATGCTTTTCAATAAGAAAAGTTGAAGATATCTTTACCAAACACAAATAAAATCATAATCACTATTGCTCggcatcatttttattatgttttgctTCCTTTGATTAAAGCTAAGTGTTTTGAAGTAGGCTTTGATTCAATAAATCTTTCAAACGAGTGGCTTATGAGATCCATTTGGATTTTTATGATTCGTATAGTGACAATATTTCCTGTATTTTGTATTTGAactattggatttggatgtgattGTGCTCTTATTTCTTTATTACACGCTCGAAGCTTTAGTTTAAAGCCTTTTAACTTATCAGTAAGCTCTTATTCACCTCTAGCAAATCAGATCTCTATTTCTATAGATGCTTTATGCGGGCATCAAATTCAAgcgctttttctttttattgctaAAGTTAATGCTGCAAATTCCTTAAAGTTTATTTATCAGGATTATCCTGAAGGTTTTTAACGAGCTAATCGCTGTGCTTGTTCACTTCATTTCTATGGATTGAATACTGGTTATTAAATATCTTATTTGCGATTCCATGCAAGTGTTTAGAAATGGTTAGGATATTTTTTTAGGAGGGTTCATTAGGGTGGCTAAAGGCTGATGATAAGCCCGTCATTGCTTTTTGAAATACGCGCTAGACTGAAAGCAACTGTTCTGCTAAGCCTTTCAGAGTCTTAGTCTGGAGGTGGATGATGAAAGCTCTCAAGTTCTACCCAGGGTTTCTTTTCTTGCGGTCGATCATCGATGTATCCATGCCGTATAATCCTGTTTCCTAGGCATACTGAAGGGTTTATAGCAATTCACCGTGATCAATATTGCGTGGATTTCTTATCCTGGCAATTATCTCGTCATACTCCTTCTTAAAACCCATACTATTCAATTCCTGCCTGACATCATCTAAGGCTAGTGAATGATTTTCATATAAATTGGACCTAATTGATTCAAAGATTCTTTTGTAGATGTCCTCTTTAGTCGACTCCATTATAATTATATCGATATTGACTTTATAATTTGGTTAAAAATCAAGTCTCATGGGCTTGGCTATTCCTTTTCAGCCTACTTCTCATTAATAGCTGCctccttcttttattttctttccttagcTAGTGCCTTCTGCCTGGCAATGTACTCCGctctttcctattttttctattCGTATTTAGCTTGGTTGATGTGCTTTTTGCTCTTCAAGTGCATGGTCCAGTCAAACTATCCATTTATTTATAGTTTGCAAGGCTGGCAATAATAGTTCTTCCATTATTC
The sequence above is a segment of the Nymphaea colorata isolate Beijing-Zhang1983 unplaced genomic scaffold, ASM883128v2 scaffold0318, whole genome shotgun sequence genome. Coding sequences within it:
- the LOC116244795 gene encoding uncharacterized protein LOC116244795, with the protein product MIEESNKNERQEEIMRLNEVRARVREEGIDPTDFPKTETDKMFILNCLKNHFIFYNLSEKELDNVKDSMFLAEMPPNAEVFRQASLILLLEYFMSQEIVIRDLKPDNFIVDEKGYLKLVSFGSAKIINQHHKTNTVIGTPHYMAPEIILGKEYNELVDLWSVGVMLFEFMVGELPFGGNTENPYDIYESIIQGNVEFPRNFKDRRAKKLI